A single window of Candoia aspera isolate rCanAsp1 chromosome 3, rCanAsp1.hap2, whole genome shotgun sequence DNA harbors:
- the MDM4 gene encoding protein Mdm4 isoform X3, whose translation MTSSTSAQFPPSESTCRTSLEPVKQVRPKLPLLKVLHAAGAKGETFTLKECMIYLGEYIAQKQLYDKEQQHMVHCGRDQLGELLGCQSFSVKEPSPVYDMLRRNVTLTTVTE comes from the exons ATGACATCTTCTACCTCTGCACAATTTCCACCATCTGAGAGTACCTGCAGAACATCACTTGAACCAGTTAAACAG GTACGACCAAAACTGCCACTCCTGAAAGTTCTGCATGCAGCAGGTGCTAAGGGTGAAACCTTTACATTAAAAGAG TGTATGATATATCTTGGAGAGTACATTGCACAGAAGCAGTTGTATGACAAAGAACAGCAGCACATGGTACACTGTGGAAGAGACCAGCTGGGGGAGCTTTTGGGCTGTCAGAGTTTCTCTGTGAAAGAACCAAG CCCTGTTTATGATATGCTGCGAAGGAATGTAACTCTTACCACTGTTACAG AATAG